DNA sequence from the Chamaesiphon minutus PCC 6605 genome:
GCTGCGGCGACGGTAAATGCGCGGCTGGCTGCACTACGCTCTTTTGTCATTCACGCTTATAAGCGGAAATTGTGCAATTTTCGGTTGGATGATATTAAATCGGTGAAGGCGCAGAGCTATAAGGATACTAGGGGGATCTCGATCGAGTTATTCCAACAGTTAATCGATGAGATCGACAGATCGACGAGCATGGGTAGAAGAGATTATGCGATGCTGCGGTTGCTGTGGGACAATGCGCTCAGACGCGCTGAGGTGTGTGGACTCGATCGGGTGGACTTTCATCCTGGGGAGGCTCGGCTTTATCTCAAGGGAAAGGGGAGAATCGATAAGGAACCGATCGATTTGGCTGCGGCTACGGTGGAAGCGATTTCGGATTGGTTGGCGAGTATGGGTGAGAGTAAGAGTCTGGCTCTATTTGTTTCTAGTCGGGATACCCGACTGAGTGTAGATAGACTGTATCAGATTGTCGGGGGGCTGGCTCAATCTGCGGGAATCGATCGGGTAGTAAGTCCACATAAGATTCGACACTCTAGTATTACGGCATTACTAGATCTTAACGGTGGAGATGTGCGATCGGCTCAGGCACACTCTAGGCACAAGAATTTGGCTACATTGATTCGCTACGATGATGGGCGACAGCAATTGCAGGGGAAGGCAGCGAAGACGCTGGCTGATGCAATTTTGGAGCGAGATGTGGATTAAAGAATGGGGCTTGTATTTGTACAAATCACTCTGGAAGCAGTTCTTGTCGCTCCCTTTTTTTAGTACACCAATCTCTCCTGATTTGGGGCGAGTTTCGGACAAAAATGCTGTTTACTGCTGTACTAAAAAAAGGTTGTCTCAAAAAGATTGCTGAGTATCCTTTTCACTCGATGCCGCCTTCACCTT
Encoded proteins:
- a CDS encoding tyrosine-type recombinase/integrase, translating into MFDIKITVVKPAIAGSTGSEGKLSPNSVTSGIWAEFLSLQISSATRRSYAAALKDFFQRELETEVSVATIESFLRLPEREAIGHVLNYRGQLLTAGLAAATVNARLAALRSFVIHAYKRKLCNFRLDDIKSVKAQSYKDTRGISIELFQQLIDEIDRSTSMGRRDYAMLRLLWDNALRRAEVCGLDRVDFHPGEARLYLKGKGRIDKEPIDLAAATVEAISDWLASMGESKSLALFVSSRDTRLSVDRLYQIVGGLAQSAGIDRVVSPHKIRHSSITALLDLNGGDVRSAQAHSRHKNLATLIRYDDGRQQLQGKAAKTLADAILERDVD